The proteins below come from a single Zhouia spongiae genomic window:
- a CDS encoding methylated-DNA--[protein]-cysteine S-methyltransferase has translation MKKKTHIKKTCIKTPLGPAIIEGDESGITAIKVSDNNREPISENIPDILKDCATQLDEYFKGERRDFCLKLNPDGTDFQKKVWEELLKIPYGTSTSYLELSKKLGDVKAIRAVAAANGKNPLWIVVPCHRVIGSDGSLTGYAGGIWRKKWLLEHENPSPQQSLF, from the coding sequence ATGAAGAAGAAAACACACATAAAAAAGACGTGCATTAAAACCCCCTTGGGGCCTGCCATAATAGAAGGAGATGAATCCGGGATAACAGCTATAAAAGTTTCGGACAACAACCGGGAACCTATCTCCGAAAATATTCCGGACATCCTAAAAGATTGTGCAACGCAACTGGATGAATATTTTAAAGGCGAAAGAAGGGATTTCTGTTTAAAACTGAATCCGGACGGAACCGATTTTCAAAAAAAGGTTTGGGAAGAGCTCCTGAAAATCCCTTATGGCACATCGACTTCCTACCTTGAACTTTCTAAAAAACTTGGCGACGTGAAGGCTATAAGAGCTGTGGCTGCCGCAAACGGCAAAAATCCGCTTTGGATTGTTGTGCCTTGTCATCGGGTCATTGGCAGCGACGGATCACTAACCGGATATGCAGGAGGGATATGGAGAAAAAAATGGCTGTTGGAACATGAAAATCCATCGCCGCAACAATCTTTATTTTAA
- a CDS encoding serine hydrolase domain-containing protein: MKIFRLLFKWALIPFGVLILLLYIFDYDYLIKAVRTIYLNGQTTAYLDDYKVFDNRTIETDTPQPWPKSTAYNTVPATDSLNNIHEKYQSVAFLVIKNDSLWHEAYFDGYDKDSKSNSFSMAKSMVSAMLGKAIMEGKVKGLDQPVSDYFPVFSEGLAAKMTVGDLSSMSSGLNWDEAYYSPFSITTRAYFDENLRNVILNLKVIDEPGRSYKYLSGNTQLLGMVLEKATGESMSEYLSEKFWKPMGAENEAFWQLDSQEDGLEKAYCCIASNARDFARFGKLYKDHGKWNGRQLLDSAFVAKSITPRFKKDWMYGYGFWLLPYNGKNFFMLRGHLGQYVIVEPVDNIIIVRLGHERAEAKSGDPYRDDIYGYINETYKMLR; this comes from the coding sequence ATGAAAATATTTAGACTTTTGTTCAAATGGGCTCTTATCCCTTTTGGCGTACTGATCTTACTACTTTACATATTCGACTACGATTACCTGATCAAAGCCGTACGGACCATTTACCTAAACGGGCAGACAACTGCTTATCTCGACGATTATAAAGTATTTGACAACAGGACCATAGAAACAGACACTCCGCAGCCCTGGCCCAAAAGCACTGCCTATAATACTGTTCCTGCAACAGACAGCCTCAATAACATACATGAAAAGTATCAGTCGGTAGCATTTTTGGTTATTAAAAATGACAGCCTGTGGCATGAAGCCTATTTTGATGGCTATGACAAAGACTCGAAAAGCAATTCTTTCTCTATGGCCAAAAGCATGGTGTCCGCTATGCTGGGTAAAGCCATTATGGAAGGCAAAGTAAAAGGTTTAGACCAACCTGTAAGCGATTATTTCCCTGTATTTTCTGAAGGCCTGGCAGCAAAAATGACAGTTGGGGACCTCTCCTCTATGTCGAGCGGATTAAATTGGGATGAAGCCTATTATTCGCCGTTCTCCATAACAACAAGAGCTTATTTTGATGAAAATCTGCGCAACGTTATCCTTAACCTTAAAGTCATTGATGAACCGGGACGATCGTATAAATACCTGAGTGGCAATACCCAGCTGCTGGGAATGGTACTGGAAAAAGCTACCGGTGAGTCGATGTCCGAGTATTTATCTGAAAAATTCTGGAAACCAATGGGCGCTGAAAATGAAGCCTTCTGGCAACTCGACAGCCAGGAAGACGGGCTCGAAAAAGCTTATTGCTGTATCGCCAGTAACGCCCGCGACTTTGCCCGTTTCGGAAAATTATACAAAGATCATGGCAAATGGAATGGCCGGCAATTACTCGACTCAGCCTTCGTAGCGAAATCGATCACACCCCGTTTCAAAAAGGACTGGATGTACGGATACGGATTCTGGTTGCTCCCCTACAACGGAAAAAATTTCTTTATGCTCAGAGGGCATCTCGGACAGTATGTAATAGTTGAACCTGTTGACAACATAATAATAGTCAGGCTCGGACACGAAAGAGCAGAAGCAAAATCAGGCGATCCGTACCGTGACGATATCTACGGATATATAAATGAAACATATAAAATGCTCCGGTGA